From Streptomyces griseorubiginosus, one genomic window encodes:
- a CDS encoding MFS transporter, translating to MTTPTPTTPMNRLSILVLGAFALGLDAYVMAGLLPKVAADLHTSESAAGQMVTLFTLCYALAAPVFATALAGRPAKTVLTLALLLFTAANALTAVAGSLAVLLVARALAGVGAGVYSPMAAATAASLAGEERRGRALALVMGGMSIGTVIGVPVGVLLADHVGWRGTLWLITGLGAVAIAGLVLALPRLEAAPPPPLRERARVLARRPVAAIAGVSLIAGVTSLGLYTYLAPFLADAGGIDGTLGAMWAWGLGGVAGSLLIGRIVDRTGRPYAVVTVVLLLLCLSHLLLPVAAHVTWVLAVPLVVWGATGWALQVPQQHQLIAARPDQAPVAVSLNSSAVYLGSALGSALGGVVLAAGVAPADLPYWTGGLVALGLVLHLVLVRMPRSAEAETAPGRNVRTPESVPAGE from the coding sequence ATGACCACACCCACCCCCACCACCCCCATGAACCGGCTCTCCATCCTCGTCCTCGGCGCCTTCGCGCTCGGCCTCGACGCCTACGTCATGGCCGGACTGCTGCCCAAGGTCGCCGCCGACCTGCACACCAGCGAGTCCGCGGCCGGCCAGATGGTGACCCTGTTCACCCTCTGCTACGCCCTCGCCGCCCCGGTGTTCGCGACCGCCCTGGCCGGACGGCCCGCCAAGACCGTCCTCACCCTGGCGCTCCTGCTGTTCACCGCCGCCAACGCGCTGACCGCCGTCGCCGGCAGCCTGGCCGTGCTGCTCGTCGCCCGGGCCCTCGCGGGTGTCGGCGCGGGCGTCTACTCGCCGATGGCCGCGGCCACCGCCGCCTCCCTCGCCGGGGAGGAGCGGCGCGGCCGGGCCCTCGCCCTCGTCATGGGCGGCATGAGCATCGGCACGGTCATCGGCGTACCGGTGGGCGTGCTGCTCGCCGACCACGTCGGCTGGCGCGGCACGCTCTGGCTGATCACCGGCCTCGGCGCCGTCGCCATCGCCGGGCTCGTGCTCGCCCTGCCCCGCCTGGAGGCCGCCCCGCCGCCGCCCCTGCGCGAGCGGGCCCGCGTCCTGGCCCGGCGACCCGTCGCCGCGATCGCCGGGGTGTCGCTCATCGCCGGAGTCACCAGCCTCGGCCTGTACACCTACCTCGCGCCCTTCCTCGCCGACGCCGGCGGCATCGACGGCACGCTCGGCGCGATGTGGGCCTGGGGCCTGGGCGGCGTGGCCGGAAGCCTCCTGATCGGCCGGATCGTCGACCGCACCGGACGGCCGTACGCCGTCGTCACCGTCGTGCTGCTCCTGCTGTGCCTGTCCCACCTGCTGCTGCCCGTCGCGGCCCACGTCACGTGGGTGCTCGCCGTGCCGCTGGTGGTGTGGGGCGCGACCGGCTGGGCGCTCCAGGTGCCCCAGCAGCACCAGCTGATTGCCGCCCGCCCCGACCAGGCGCCGGTCGCGGTCTCCCTCAACAGCTCGGCCGTCTACCTGGGCAGCGCCCTCGGTTCCGCCCTCGGCGGGGTCGTCCTCGCCGCCGGAGTGGCCCCCGCGGACCTGCCGTACTGGACGGGCGGACTCGTGGCCCTCGGGCTGGTGCTGCACCTGGTCCTGGTCCGCATGCCCCGGTCCGCGGAGGCGGAGACGGCACCTGGCCGGAACGTTCGTACGCCGGAATCGGTCCCCGCGGGTGAGTAG
- a CDS encoding TetR/AcrR family transcriptional regulator, producing the protein MPPTTVPLTAERILEVTEEVLRRHGPAKATVVDVARALGVSHGSVYRHFRTKTALREAVTRRWLDLTTEVLAGIVADTGQEPEARLRTWFTTFFEAKRRKAGLDPELFATYMALAAESGELVGAHVDELTGQLAELVRAGVATGTFVSADPVVTARALFQATACFHDPAHAPTWQEPGIDEDLAAVLDLLLGGLRSGGAVPSP; encoded by the coding sequence ATGCCTCCGACCACCGTGCCCCTGACCGCCGAGCGCATCCTCGAAGTCACCGAGGAGGTGTTGCGCCGCCACGGCCCCGCCAAGGCCACCGTGGTGGACGTGGCCCGCGCGCTCGGCGTCAGCCACGGCAGCGTCTACCGGCACTTCCGCACCAAGACGGCCCTGCGGGAGGCCGTGACGAGGCGCTGGCTGGACCTGACGACCGAGGTGCTGGCCGGCATCGTCGCCGACACGGGCCAGGAACCGGAGGCTCGGCTGCGCACGTGGTTCACCACCTTCTTCGAGGCCAAGCGCCGCAAGGCCGGCCTCGACCCGGAGCTCTTCGCCACCTACATGGCCCTCGCCGCCGAGAGCGGGGAGCTCGTGGGCGCCCACGTCGACGAACTCACCGGCCAGCTCGCCGAACTCGTCCGGGCCGGCGTCGCCACGGGCACCTTCGTCAGCGCCGACCCGGTCGTCACGGCCCGCGCCCTCTTCCAGGCCACCGCCTGCTTCCACGACCCCGCCCACGCCCCCACCTGGCAGGAACCCGGCATCGACGAGGACCTCGCCGCCGTCCTGGACCTGCTGCTCGGCGGACTGCGGTCCGGCGGGGCGGTACCGTCCCCCTGA
- a CDS encoding LysR family transcriptional regulator produces MDVGLQQLRCFLTLAEEQHFTWAAERLGIPQPTLSRTIRRLEEQVGCQLLDRTTRHPRLTPDGERLRTELQVLLPRLEAALRPVPQDEPLSLGYTWGFPRRRGRDAIDLVERRHHILVEPVRRDERLAGVHTGAVDAALLWGAVDDPRLHSVEIAREERVAAVSVRSTLATRSRVSWRDLGRRCLVLNTVSGTLTPDDWPAGARPEIGAEAANLDEYLHAVAARRGVGVLPASVASQHPDPDVLYLPLAGAPPAVLHYAYPRTNPHPHAEHLAEALRDAARPALVSA; encoded by the coding sequence ATGGACGTAGGACTGCAACAGCTGCGCTGCTTCCTCACGCTCGCCGAGGAACAGCACTTCACCTGGGCCGCGGAACGGCTCGGCATCCCCCAGCCCACGCTCAGCCGCACCATCCGCAGGCTGGAGGAGCAGGTCGGCTGCCAGCTGCTCGACCGCACCACCCGCCACCCCCGGCTGACCCCGGACGGCGAGCGGCTGCGGACCGAGCTCCAGGTCCTGCTGCCCCGCCTGGAGGCGGCCCTGCGTCCCGTCCCGCAGGACGAACCCCTCAGCCTCGGCTACACCTGGGGCTTCCCCCGCCGACGCGGCCGGGACGCCATCGACCTGGTCGAACGCCGGCACCACATCCTGGTCGAACCGGTGCGCCGGGACGAGCGGCTGGCCGGCGTGCACACCGGGGCGGTGGACGCGGCGCTGCTGTGGGGCGCGGTCGACGACCCCCGCCTGCACAGCGTGGAGATCGCCCGCGAGGAGCGGGTGGCGGCGGTGTCGGTCCGCTCCACCCTCGCCACCCGGTCCCGCGTCAGCTGGCGCGATCTGGGCCGCCGCTGCCTGGTCCTCAACACCGTCAGCGGCACCCTCACGCCGGACGACTGGCCGGCGGGGGCCCGCCCCGAGATCGGGGCCGAGGCCGCCAACCTGGACGAGTACCTGCACGCGGTGGCCGCCCGCCGCGGAGTGGGCGTCCTTCCGGCGTCAGTGGCGAGCCAGCACCCCGACCCCGACGTCCTCTACCTCCCGCTCGCCGGGGCCCCGCCGGCCGTCCTCCACTACGCCTATCCGCGCACCAACCCCCACCCCCACGCGGAGCACCTCGCCGAGGCACTGCGGGACGCGGCCCGGCCCGCACTGGTAAGCGCCTGA
- a CDS encoding helix-turn-helix transcriptional regulator — MTTMAQETAVPAPVSPAEIRRHELAAFLRHRREHITPEQVGLPRGARRRTPGLRREEVAHLSAVGVTWYTWLEQARDIQVSVQVLDALARALLLDPVERAHLFQLAGAVDPTPATVCPSITPGLRLVLDQLGPIPACVSNSRYDILAYNRTYGLLLCDLDAVPPEDRNAMLLSYTHEEWRSSIVHLKDTQRLMAARFRAGMAGHLAEPAWKTLLKRLRCESAEFREVWDRHEVGASRPRRKEFRNRYVGLIAVDHTDLWLSPETGSRMVTYAPADEESRLRLEKLHAIALERVSQAA, encoded by the coding sequence ATGACGACCATGGCCCAGGAGACCGCCGTACCCGCGCCCGTGTCCCCCGCGGAGATCCGGCGCCATGAGCTCGCCGCCTTCCTGCGCCACCGGCGCGAGCACATCACCCCCGAGCAGGTCGGCCTGCCCCGCGGCGCCCGCCGCCGCACCCCTGGCCTGCGCCGGGAGGAGGTCGCCCACCTCTCCGCGGTCGGCGTCACCTGGTACACCTGGCTGGAGCAGGCCCGGGACATCCAGGTGTCCGTGCAGGTCCTGGACGCCCTCGCCCGGGCGCTGCTCCTCGACCCCGTCGAGCGGGCCCACCTCTTCCAGCTCGCCGGGGCGGTCGACCCGACGCCGGCCACCGTCTGCCCGTCGATCACACCCGGACTCCGGCTGGTCCTCGACCAGTTGGGTCCGATCCCGGCCTGCGTGTCCAACAGCCGCTACGACATCCTCGCCTACAACCGCACCTACGGCCTGCTGCTGTGCGACCTGGACGCGGTGCCGCCCGAGGACCGCAACGCCATGCTGCTCTCCTACACCCACGAGGAGTGGCGCTCCTCGATCGTGCACCTGAAGGACACACAGCGGCTGATGGCCGCCCGCTTCCGCGCCGGCATGGCCGGACACCTCGCCGAGCCCGCCTGGAAGACGCTCCTGAAGCGGCTGCGCTGCGAGTCCGCGGAGTTCCGCGAGGTCTGGGACCGCCACGAGGTGGGGGCGTCCCGCCCGCGCCGCAAGGAGTTCCGCAACCGGTACGTCGGCCTCATCGCCGTCGACCACACCGACCTGTGGCTCAGCCCCGAGACGGGCTCACGCATGGTGACCTACGCCCCCGCCGACGAGGAGTCCCGGCTGCGGCTGGAGAAGCTGCACGCGATCGCCCTGGAGCGGGTCTCCCAGGCCGCGTGA
- a CDS encoding MFS transporter, which yields MTTETTTPRLVRPAAPPELGGLGLFTVLLAAALPLIDFFIVNVALPTIAADLSASESVLELVVAGYGLAYAVLLVLGGRLGDLFGRRRMFLAGMAAFGLTSLACGLAPSAWALVAARVAQGAASAAMLPQVLATIQSATAGPRRARAMGLYGATAGLAMVAGQILGGVLVAADIAGTSWRAAFLVNVPVVLAGLVLAARAVPETRSPRPEPVDGPGTVLLAASLLALLAPLTEGRAAGWPLWTWLSLAAFPFLAGAFLAVERRADRAGRTPLVPPSLFRLVSLRRGLILILPFSMGFSGFMFVIAVALQEGAGRSPVQAGLALVPLAVTFLFTSIAGPRLINRYGTRVVTAGALIQGLGLGLIILAARHSWPDLGLLTLLPGGAIAGIGQALQLPVVLRLVLSEVPPARAGVGSGVMVTTQQASLALGVATLGSLFLALVPGMGMRDALVTTLLVQLAGVALTGVLSLRLPRTMV from the coding sequence GTGACCACCGAAACCACGACTCCACGCCTCGTCCGTCCCGCCGCGCCACCCGAGCTGGGCGGCCTCGGACTGTTCACGGTGCTGCTCGCCGCGGCACTCCCCCTCATCGACTTCTTCATCGTCAACGTGGCGCTGCCCACCATCGCCGCGGACCTGTCCGCGAGCGAGTCGGTCCTCGAACTCGTCGTCGCGGGCTACGGGTTGGCGTACGCCGTCCTCCTGGTCCTCGGCGGCCGGCTCGGCGACCTGTTCGGGCGGCGCCGGATGTTCCTGGCCGGCATGGCCGCGTTCGGGCTGACCTCGCTGGCGTGCGGGCTCGCGCCGAGCGCGTGGGCGCTGGTCGCGGCCCGGGTCGCCCAGGGCGCCGCGTCGGCCGCGATGCTGCCGCAGGTGCTCGCGACCATCCAGTCGGCGACCGCCGGACCCCGCCGGGCCCGGGCGATGGGCCTCTACGGCGCCACGGCGGGCCTCGCGATGGTGGCGGGCCAGATCCTCGGCGGTGTGCTGGTGGCCGCCGACATCGCGGGCACGAGCTGGCGGGCCGCGTTCCTCGTCAACGTCCCGGTCGTGCTGGCCGGACTGGTCCTCGCGGCCCGTGCGGTCCCCGAGACCCGCTCCCCGCGCCCGGAGCCGGTGGACGGCCCCGGCACGGTCCTGCTCGCCGCGTCCCTCCTCGCCCTGCTGGCCCCGCTGACCGAGGGCCGGGCGGCGGGCTGGCCGCTGTGGACCTGGCTGTCGCTGGCCGCGTTCCCGTTCCTGGCGGGGGCGTTCCTCGCGGTGGAGCGCAGGGCGGACCGCGCGGGCCGGACACCGCTGGTCCCGCCGAGCCTCTTCCGGCTGGTGTCGCTGCGCCGGGGGCTGATCCTGATCCTGCCCTTCTCGATGGGCTTCTCCGGCTTCATGTTCGTGATCGCGGTGGCGCTCCAGGAGGGCGCGGGCCGCAGCCCCGTCCAGGCGGGCCTGGCCCTGGTCCCGCTGGCGGTGACCTTCCTGTTCACGTCGATCGCCGGACCGCGGCTGATCAACCGCTACGGCACCCGGGTCGTGACCGCGGGCGCGCTGATCCAGGGGCTCGGACTCGGCCTGATCATCCTGGCCGCCCGGCACTCCTGGCCCGACCTGGGCCTGCTCACCCTGCTGCCCGGTGGCGCGATCGCCGGGATCGGCCAGGCGCTGCAGCTCCCCGTGGTGCTGCGGCTGGTGCTGTCCGAGGTGCCGCCCGCGCGGGCCGGTGTCGGCAGCGGGGTGATGGTCACGACCCAGCAGGCCTCGCTGGCCCTGGGCGTGGCCACGCTGGGCAGCCTCTTCCTCGCCCTGGTGCCGGGCATGGGCATGCGGGACGCCCTGGTGACGACCCTGCTCGTGCAGCTGGCCGGGGTGGCGCTGACGGGCGTACTGAGCCTGAGGCTGCCGCGCACGATGGTCTGA
- a CDS encoding GNAT family N-acetyltransferase, with translation MTVVRPAGLADIEELVRLRAHLLDAPDADLPYKAGGSAAREAWRRDYRAWLTEQLTEPEGIRVAVVPLPDGTGLAACATAIVDRRAPSPACPSGRAGWLQSVVVDPASRGQGLGARLLEHLHGWLAGQGVDEVLLQTTENATGFYQRLGFASSGEELLFRTLTSRSVAA, from the coding sequence ATGACCGTCGTCCGTCCCGCCGGCCTGGCGGACATCGAGGAACTCGTCCGGCTACGCGCCCATCTGCTCGACGCGCCCGACGCCGACCTGCCCTACAAGGCCGGCGGTTCGGCGGCCCGGGAGGCCTGGCGGCGCGACTACCGGGCCTGGCTGACCGAACAGCTCACCGAACCGGAGGGCATCCGGGTCGCGGTCGTCCCGCTGCCCGACGGCACCGGACTCGCCGCCTGCGCGACCGCGATCGTCGACCGGCGCGCCCCCTCACCGGCCTGCCCCTCGGGCCGCGCGGGCTGGCTCCAGTCCGTCGTGGTCGACCCGGCCTCCCGGGGCCAGGGACTCGGCGCCCGGCTCCTCGAGCACCTGCACGGCTGGCTCGCCGGACAGGGCGTCGACGAGGTGCTGCTCCAGACCACCGAGAACGCCACCGGCTTCTACCAACGGCTCGGATTCGCCTCCAGCGGCGAGGAGTTGCTGTTCCGCACACTGACGTCGAGGAGTGTCGCCGCGTGA
- a CDS encoding aldo/keto reductase, with protein MTMRTRTLGTTGPRVSALGLGCMGMSGMYGDSDRAESLATIHAALDAGVTLLDTGDFYGMGHNELLISEALRTAPAALRENALLSVKFGALRDPDGSWAGFDGRPAAVKNFAAYSLQRLGVDHIDVYRPSRLDPQVPIEETVGAIAELVEKGWVRHIGLSEVGADTIRRAAATAPIADLQIEYALISRGPEREILPTLRELGISVTAYGVLARGLISGHFTADRQLAAHDFRAHAPRFQGENRRHNLTLVESLRKIAEQKGVTVAQIAIAWVLAQGEDIVPLVGARTRDRLGEALGALDVTLDAADLAALEDAVPADSAAGERYAAPLMAMLDSER; from the coding sequence ATGACGATGCGTACCCGAACCCTCGGAACCACCGGCCCTCGCGTCTCCGCCCTCGGCCTCGGCTGCATGGGCATGTCCGGTATGTACGGCGACTCGGACCGCGCCGAGTCGCTCGCCACCATCCACGCCGCCCTGGACGCCGGCGTGACCCTGCTCGACACCGGCGACTTCTACGGCATGGGCCACAACGAACTGCTGATCAGCGAGGCACTGCGCACCGCTCCGGCCGCCCTGCGCGAGAACGCGCTGCTCAGCGTGAAGTTCGGCGCCCTGCGCGACCCGGACGGCAGCTGGGCCGGCTTCGACGGCCGCCCCGCCGCGGTGAAGAACTTCGCCGCGTACTCCCTCCAGCGCCTCGGCGTCGACCACATCGACGTCTACCGCCCCTCCCGGCTCGACCCGCAGGTACCGATCGAGGAGACCGTCGGCGCCATCGCCGAACTGGTCGAGAAGGGCTGGGTCCGGCACATCGGGCTCAGCGAGGTCGGCGCCGACACCATCCGCCGGGCCGCCGCCACCGCCCCGATCGCCGACCTCCAGATCGAGTACGCCCTGATATCCCGGGGCCCCGAGCGGGAGATCCTGCCCACCCTGCGGGAACTGGGCATCAGCGTCACCGCGTACGGAGTGCTCGCGCGCGGGCTGATCTCCGGCCACTTCACGGCCGACCGGCAGCTCGCCGCGCACGACTTCCGCGCCCACGCGCCCCGCTTCCAGGGCGAGAACCGCCGGCACAACCTCACCCTGGTCGAGTCCCTGCGCAAGATCGCCGAACAGAAGGGCGTCACCGTCGCCCAGATCGCCATCGCCTGGGTGCTCGCCCAGGGCGAGGACATCGTCCCGCTGGTCGGCGCCAGGACCCGCGACCGGCTCGGGGAGGCCCTGGGCGCCCTGGACGTGACCCTGGACGCCGCCGACCTCGCCGCGCTGGAGGACGCCGTACCGGCGGACTCGGCGGCCGGTGAGCGGTACGCGGCGCCGCTGATGGCCATGCTCGACAGCGAACGCTGA
- a CDS encoding UTP--glucose-1-phosphate uridylyltransferase, whose translation MPPTIRRAVIPAAGLGSRLLPLTKATPKEMLPVGDKPVIEHTVRELVDSGITDITIVVSGGKSLIQDHFRPNPALVEQLRADGKTAYADAVEEIAELARRGHITYLDQHGPYGNGTPVLNAARSFGDEPVLVLWPDDVFVAEVPRAQQLIRAYEQTGCPVLALLPMDPTESQRYGVPVVKEDLGGGTLRITGLVEKPDPSAAPSAFAAIGGYVVTPGIIDELRERTRRWYEHRTGEIYLTDAINAYAATRAVYGQVIQGRWYDTGNPADYLVAQMAHALAHPEYGPLLRGLVGDLDSPGGA comes from the coding sequence ATGCCCCCGACCATCCGCAGGGCCGTCATCCCCGCCGCCGGGCTCGGCTCGCGGCTGCTGCCGCTGACCAAGGCCACGCCGAAGGAGATGCTCCCGGTCGGCGACAAGCCGGTCATCGAGCACACCGTGCGGGAGCTGGTGGACTCCGGCATCACCGACATCACCATCGTGGTCTCCGGCGGCAAGTCCCTGATCCAGGACCACTTCCGCCCCAACCCCGCCCTGGTCGAACAGCTCCGCGCCGACGGCAAGACAGCCTACGCGGACGCCGTCGAGGAGATCGCCGAGCTCGCCCGCCGGGGCCACATCACCTACCTCGACCAGCACGGCCCCTACGGCAACGGCACCCCCGTCCTCAACGCCGCCCGCTCCTTCGGCGACGAGCCCGTCCTCGTGCTGTGGCCCGACGACGTGTTCGTGGCCGAGGTGCCGCGCGCCCAGCAGCTCATCCGCGCCTACGAGCAGACCGGCTGCCCGGTGCTGGCCCTCCTGCCGATGGACCCCACCGAGTCCCAGCGTTACGGCGTCCCCGTCGTCAAGGAGGACCTCGGCGGCGGCACCCTGCGCATCACCGGCCTGGTCGAGAAGCCCGACCCCAGCGCCGCGCCCTCGGCGTTCGCGGCCATCGGCGGCTATGTCGTCACCCCGGGCATCATCGACGAACTGCGCGAGCGCACCCGCCGCTGGTACGAGCACCGCACCGGCGAGATCTACCTGACCGACGCCATCAACGCCTACGCGGCGACCCGGGCGGTGTACGGCCAGGTCATCCAGGGCCGCTGGTACGACACCGGCAACCCGGCCGACTACCTGGTGGCCCAGATGGCGCACGCCCTGGCCCACCCCGAGTACGGGCCGCTGCTGCGGGGCCTGGTCGGCGACCTGGACAGCCCCGGGGGCGCCTGA
- the hemA gene encoding 5-aminolevulinate synthase → MYEQFLSAKLRDLRAGGQDREFVDIDRRAGAYPTALRRLSDGTRREVTVWCSNDYLGMSQHPEVLDAMHRAVDEYGAGSGGSRNIGGTHAHYRALEASLAEWHGKEAALVFPTGYGSNDATLQCLLRLLPDPVVLSDELNHASLINGIRSTRAERAVFRHNDVDHLRELLAAQPHDRAKIVVFESVYSMDGDVAPIEEIVELAREHNALTFLDEVHAIGMYGPRGSGIAADLGVDHLVDIVQGTMAKAIGVIGGYIAGSATLVDAVRSFASGFIFTTSLPPAVVAACHASVEHLKNSEAERQALHDKTRLLRDALTAAGITVMPCSTTHVLPVLVGDATACKRAAVRLLDEYDIYLQPINSPTVPVGTERFRVNVTPNHTEDDIAHLVEALSEVLAGAEPPAGAERVAEAVAA, encoded by the coding sequence GTGTACGAGCAGTTCCTGTCGGCGAAGCTGCGTGACCTGCGAGCGGGCGGACAGGACCGGGAGTTCGTGGACATCGACCGGCGGGCGGGTGCCTATCCGACGGCACTGCGCCGGCTGTCCGACGGCACCCGGCGGGAGGTGACCGTCTGGTGCAGCAACGACTACCTCGGCATGTCCCAGCACCCCGAGGTGCTGGACGCCATGCACCGCGCGGTCGACGAGTACGGTGCCGGGTCGGGCGGTTCACGCAACATCGGCGGAACCCACGCCCACTACCGGGCACTTGAGGCCTCGCTCGCCGAATGGCACGGCAAGGAGGCCGCGTTGGTCTTCCCGACCGGCTACGGTTCCAACGACGCCACCCTCCAGTGCCTGCTCAGGCTGCTGCCCGACCCCGTCGTGCTGTCCGACGAGCTGAACCACGCCTCGCTGATCAACGGCATCCGCAGCACCCGCGCCGAACGCGCGGTGTTCCGCCACAACGACGTCGACCACCTGCGGGAGTTGCTCGCCGCGCAGCCCCACGACCGCGCCAAGATCGTCGTGTTCGAGTCGGTCTACTCCATGGACGGCGACGTCGCCCCGATCGAGGAGATCGTCGAACTCGCCCGCGAGCACAACGCGTTGACGTTCCTCGACGAGGTCCACGCCATCGGCATGTACGGTCCGCGCGGCTCCGGGATCGCCGCGGACCTCGGCGTCGACCACCTCGTCGACATCGTGCAGGGCACCATGGCCAAGGCGATCGGCGTGATCGGCGGGTACATCGCCGGCTCCGCGACCCTCGTGGACGCGGTGCGCAGCTTCGCCTCCGGTTTCATCTTCACCACCTCCCTGCCGCCCGCCGTCGTCGCCGCCTGCCACGCCAGCGTCGAGCACCTGAAGAACTCCGAGGCCGAACGGCAGGCCCTGCACGACAAGACCCGCCTGCTGCGCGACGCGCTCACCGCGGCCGGCATCACCGTGATGCCGTGCAGCACCACCCACGTCCTGCCGGTCCTGGTCGGCGACGCCACCGCCTGCAAGCGGGCCGCCGTACGGCTGCTGGACGAGTACGACATCTACCTCCAGCCCATCAACTCCCCGACCGTGCCCGTCGGGACGGAGCGGTTCCGCGTCAACGTGACCCCGAACCACACCGAGGACGACATCGCCCACCTCGTGGAGGCGCTGTCCGAGGTCCTCGCCGGGGCCGAGCCGCCGGCCGGCGCCGAGCGCGTCGCCGAGGCGGTGGCGGCATGA
- a CDS encoding Gfo/Idh/MocA family protein, producing the protein MNILIVGMGYAGSRFLTAFRSLDQPFELAYHARHRTREDIPYHPTLEGALAEHAPDLVVVAATDSAHADILTRLHGYRGFVLAEKPLTSPHDDLDAVAKALTDARGFALDLVERYSDATEALRTYVREHELRLVRAHLTWGKDRINDHRPTVGVTSEVIHSLDLVRYVTGGDEPLEVRDALGVTSDFSVSGPEVLDSVALTATLGGAPVTVYSSFTNIVRQRTVDLAFRDPNGGLVYASCVYDTPVWDADHLRVWRREDGQEHTLCEVDTRDVQVPDAQRAVVKLRRLALDVVRHVADGTPPRVPFAGLAESVATQRLLNDIETTARTTGPARYFPQGRTPVTEVDWERLG; encoded by the coding sequence GTGAACATCCTGATCGTCGGCATGGGATATGCCGGCTCCCGCTTCCTGACCGCCTTCCGCAGCCTGGACCAGCCGTTCGAGCTGGCCTACCACGCCCGGCACCGCACCCGGGAGGACATCCCGTACCACCCGACCCTGGAGGGCGCCCTCGCCGAGCACGCCCCCGACCTGGTCGTGGTCGCCGCCACCGACTCCGCCCACGCGGACATCCTCACCCGGCTGCACGGCTACCGCGGCTTCGTCCTCGCCGAGAAACCCCTCACCTCCCCGCACGACGACCTCGACGCCGTCGCCAAGGCCCTCACCGACGCCCGGGGCTTCGCCCTGGACCTGGTCGAGCGCTACTCGGACGCCACCGAGGCCCTGCGCACGTACGTCCGCGAGCACGAACTCCGGCTCGTCCGCGCCCACCTGACGTGGGGCAAGGACCGCATCAACGACCACCGGCCCACCGTCGGCGTCACCAGCGAGGTCATCCACAGCCTCGACCTGGTCCGGTACGTCACGGGCGGCGACGAGCCCCTGGAGGTGCGCGACGCGCTCGGCGTCACCTCCGACTTCTCGGTCTCCGGACCCGAGGTCCTCGACAGCGTCGCCCTGACCGCCACCCTCGGCGGGGCGCCGGTGACGGTGTACAGCAGCTTCACCAACATCGTCCGCCAGCGCACCGTCGACCTCGCCTTCCGCGACCCGAACGGCGGTCTGGTGTACGCGAGTTGCGTCTACGACACCCCCGTCTGGGACGCCGACCACCTGCGCGTCTGGCGGCGTGAGGACGGCCAGGAGCACACCCTGTGCGAGGTCGACACCCGGGACGTCCAGGTGCCCGACGCACAGCGCGCGGTCGTCAAACTGCGCCGCCTCGCCCTGGACGTCGTACGCCATGTCGCCGACGGGACCCCGCCGCGCGTGCCGTTCGCCGGGCTCGCCGAGTCCGTGGCCACGCAGCGGCTGCTCAACGACATCGAAACCACCGCCCGCACCACCGGCCCGGCCCGCTACTTCCCGCAGGGCCGCACGCCGGTGACCGAAGTGGACTGGGAGCGCCTCGGATGA